One window of Nostoc sp. C052 genomic DNA carries:
- a CDS encoding lipid-A-disaccharide synthase-related protein, whose amino-acid sequence MSNVSRSSLASNSPPLRLLVLSNGHGEDIIAVRILQELQRQSNPPEIFALPLVGEGRAYEQLDIPFIGSVLNMPSGGFIYMDGRQLAQDVRGGLLQLTLSQIKAVRRWVSSQKKLGNKRAILAVGDIVPLLFATFSGANYAFVGTAKSEYYVRDEAGLLPRKSKNARWENFSGSVYHPWERWLMSRRRCKAVFPRDGLTTETLKQWPIPAFSLGNPMMDGLEPTFSRQQFYSQDVQQREIVRPFVVTLLPGSRPPEAYTNWETIMIAVSALMASFQERDSIFYTSKTVVFLGAIAPGLDSNILSQSVQSQGWRAESVCPIQISDSNALTFKQRNAYLVVTQQAYNDCLHLGDIAIAMAGTATEQFIGLGKPAIAIPGNGPQYNPAFAEAQSRLLGSSLILIDQPAEIAKVVQSLFKDPDILQIIAENGGRRMGKPGAALRIAECLQERF is encoded by the coding sequence ATGAGTAATGTATCTCGGTCATCTCTAGCTTCTAACTCCCCTCCTTTGCGATTACTTGTATTAAGTAACGGTCATGGGGAAGATATAATTGCAGTTCGGATTTTGCAAGAACTCCAACGACAATCAAACCCACCAGAGATATTTGCTTTACCTCTGGTGGGTGAAGGACGTGCTTATGAACAGTTGGATATCCCCTTTATCGGTTCAGTCCTTAATATGCCTTCTGGTGGCTTTATCTATATGGATGGCCGCCAATTAGCGCAGGATGTACGCGGTGGTTTATTGCAACTGACCCTCAGCCAAATTAAAGCAGTCCGCCGTTGGGTAAGTTCTCAAAAAAAATTAGGTAATAAAAGAGCAATTTTAGCTGTGGGAGATATTGTCCCCCTGTTGTTTGCAACTTTCAGTGGCGCTAATTATGCTTTTGTCGGTACGGCGAAATCTGAATATTACGTGCGGGATGAAGCTGGATTATTGCCACGGAAATCTAAAAATGCGCGTTGGGAAAACTTTTCCGGTTCAGTTTATCATCCTTGGGAACGTTGGTTAATGAGTCGTCGACGTTGTAAGGCGGTTTTTCCTAGAGATGGACTGACAACGGAAACATTAAAACAATGGCCAATTCCAGCTTTCAGTTTGGGTAATCCTATGATGGATGGTCTAGAACCAACGTTTTCACGCCAACAATTTTATAGTCAGGATGTCCAACAGCGAGAGATAGTTCGACCTTTTGTAGTAACTCTTCTTCCTGGTTCTCGCCCGCCAGAGGCATATACCAACTGGGAAACGATTATGATTGCCGTATCTGCATTGATGGCAAGTTTCCAAGAGAGAGATTCGATCTTCTATACTTCTAAAACAGTGGTATTTTTAGGTGCGATCGCTCCTGGTTTAGACTCTAATATTTTATCCCAAAGTGTGCAATCTCAAGGCTGGCGCGCTGAATCAGTATGTCCTATCCAAATCTCCGATTCAAATGCCTTGACATTTAAACAACGGAATGCATATTTAGTGGTGACACAACAAGCCTATAATGATTGCTTGCATTTGGGAGATATAGCGATCGCAATGGCAGGTACAGCCACAGAACAGTTTATCGGTTTAGGGAAACCTGCGATCGCAATTCCCGGTAATGGGCCGCAATATAACCCTGCCTTTGCTGAAGCTCAAAGTCGTCTTCTCGGCTCATCTTTGATTTTAATTGATCAGCCAGCAGAAATTGCCAAGGTCGTACAGTCTCTCTTCAAAGATCCTGATATTTTGCAAATTATTGCCGAAAATGGCGGGCGACGCATGGGTAAACCAGGAGCCGCACTACGCATTGCAGAATGTTTACAGGAACGATTTTGA
- a CDS encoding FtsW/RodA/SpoVE family cell cycle protein — MNLRRLIPIFDSSVSNWALEARLLRWLTLIWLFVGLIMLFSASYPVADARQNDGLYYFKRQLLWVFVSLIGFNIIVNSPLQKILGLSHWFLLLFLGLIFVTLIPGLGKKAFDAARWIAIGPIPIQPSELIKPFLVLQSARLFGQWERISWRVRLSWLGVFGLVLLGILAQPNLSTTALCGMTIWLIALAAGLPYKYLGGTAVGGVMLAVLSISIKEYQRKRVMSFLNPWADATGDGYQLVQSLLAVGSGKTWGAGYGLSQQKLFYLPIQDTDFIFAVFAEEFGFVGSMVLLVLLATFATLGLIVALKAKNIVHRLVAIGVTILMVGQSLLHIGVATGSLPTTGLPLPMFSYGGNSMIASLIAAGLLIRVARESSEAEVVPLRKPQLENGRRRRAFHKTRN; from the coding sequence GTGAATCTACGCCGCCTGATTCCAATTTTTGATAGTTCAGTCTCCAACTGGGCCTTAGAAGCGCGGTTGTTGCGCTGGTTAACGTTGATTTGGCTGTTCGTCGGCTTGATCATGCTATTTTCAGCATCCTATCCCGTCGCTGACGCCCGTCAGAATGATGGGTTGTACTACTTTAAGCGTCAACTGCTTTGGGTTTTCGTTTCCTTAATCGGATTCAATATTATTGTTAATTCGCCGTTGCAGAAAATTTTGGGACTATCCCATTGGTTTTTGTTGCTGTTTTTGGGGTTAATTTTTGTCACACTAATCCCAGGATTGGGAAAAAAAGCTTTTGATGCAGCGCGTTGGATTGCGATCGGGCCAATTCCGATTCAACCTTCAGAATTAATTAAACCCTTTTTGGTGCTGCAAAGTGCGCGGCTTTTTGGTCAGTGGGAACGAATCAGTTGGCGGGTTCGCTTGTCGTGGTTAGGTGTTTTCGGTCTGGTACTTTTAGGAATTCTTGCCCAGCCTAACTTGAGTACAACGGCACTTTGCGGTATGACTATTTGGCTAATTGCTCTCGCAGCTGGCTTACCTTACAAATATCTGGGAGGAACAGCAGTTGGTGGAGTGATGTTAGCAGTCCTCAGTATTAGTATTAAAGAGTATCAGCGTAAGCGGGTGATGTCATTCCTGAATCCTTGGGCGGATGCTACAGGAGATGGATACCAGTTGGTGCAAAGTTTACTAGCTGTGGGTTCTGGTAAAACTTGGGGAGCTGGATATGGGCTTTCTCAACAAAAGCTGTTTTATTTACCAATTCAAGATACTGATTTTATTTTTGCGGTGTTCGCTGAAGAGTTTGGCTTTGTTGGCAGTATGGTGCTGTTGGTACTTTTAGCTACATTTGCCACTCTTGGATTAATTGTGGCGCTGAAGGCTAAAAATATAGTACATAGATTAGTTGCGATCGGTGTGACGATTTTAATGGTAGGACAATCATTGCTCCACATCGGTGTTGCTACAGGTTCTCTACCAACTACTGGTTTACCTTTGCCTATGTTTAGTTATGGTGGTAATTCTATGATTGCCAGCTTAATAGCTGCTGGGTTGCTGATTCGGGTAGCACGGGAGAGTAGTGAAGCTGAGGTAGTACCGTTGCGAAAACCTCAGCTTGAAAATGGGCGCAGACGCCGAGCTTTTCATAAAACCAGGAATTAA
- a CDS encoding sensor histidine kinase — translation MAPPHLTLSPELLAKAFPFHFAFSRNREIVQAGDVFGRICPEPLVGKLIEQHFQINRPKILVDFDVISKQSRALFILEFLHNGMHLKGQMMYQPEEDVIFFLGSPWITDTTSLAPLGIKLKDFAIHDPIVDFLFLLQAQNTALADAKKLTGELKQQRAQLRSALQIKENLAEIAEAQSKKLEKSLRELQQTQAQLVQAEKMSSLGQLVAGVAHEINNPVNFIYGNLTYAKDYTQCLLKLVYLYQQFYANPVSEIKEYIKEIELDFLLDDLPKILNSMQVGAERISEIVLSLRNFSRLDEAEKKRVDIHQGLDSTLLILQSRFKNSVDHPGIKVVKNYGDLPLVDCYAGQLNQVFMNIISNAIDALDNYDSKRAIAEIHANPNTITITTEIIETNCVIRIADNGSGITEAVKERLFDPFFTTKPVGKGTGLGLSISYQIVVEKHGGTLRCVSEPGQGTEFWIEIPLSMDKQLVNYVKSLSLIK, via the coding sequence ATGGCTCCTCCTCACCTTACACTTTCGCCAGAGTTGCTGGCGAAAGCTTTTCCCTTCCACTTTGCCTTTAGCCGTAATCGGGAAATTGTACAAGCTGGTGATGTCTTCGGGCGTATTTGTCCTGAACCATTGGTTGGTAAATTGATTGAGCAGCATTTCCAAATCAATCGTCCAAAAATTTTGGTCGATTTTGATGTTATCAGTAAGCAGTCTCGTGCCCTGTTTATATTAGAGTTTCTCCACAATGGAATGCATCTCAAGGGGCAGATGATGTATCAACCAGAGGAGGATGTGATATTTTTTTTAGGTTCTCCCTGGATTACAGATACAACTAGCCTGGCTCCTCTGGGTATTAAACTCAAAGACTTTGCAATTCACGATCCTATTGTTGATTTTCTGTTTCTGCTACAAGCTCAGAATACTGCTTTGGCTGATGCTAAAAAGTTAACAGGTGAACTGAAACAGCAAAGGGCACAACTACGGAGTGCGCTACAAATCAAGGAGAATTTAGCAGAAATTGCTGAGGCTCAGTCTAAAAAATTGGAAAAATCCCTCCGAGAGCTACAACAAACTCAAGCCCAATTAGTCCAAGCTGAGAAAATGTCTAGTTTGGGGCAGTTAGTTGCAGGAGTTGCTCACGAAATTAACAATCCTGTTAATTTTATTTACGGGAATTTAACATATGCAAAGGATTATACACAGTGTTTACTAAAACTTGTGTATCTTTACCAGCAATTTTATGCCAATCCTGTGTCAGAAATTAAAGAATACATTAAGGAAATTGAGTTAGATTTTTTACTAGATGATTTGCCAAAAATCCTAAATTCAATGCAAGTAGGAGCCGAACGGATCTCTGAAATTGTCTTGTCCCTGCGGAATTTCTCTCGTCTTGATGAAGCGGAGAAGAAAAGAGTTGATATTCACCAGGGGCTAGATAGCACTTTGCTGATTTTACAGAGTCGCTTTAAGAATAGTGTTGATCATCCTGGAATTAAAGTAGTTAAAAATTATGGGGATTTGCCTTTAGTAGATTGCTACGCTGGTCAACTCAATCAAGTATTTATGAATATTATTAGTAATGCAATCGATGCGCTCGATAACTATGATAGTAAACGCGCGATCGCAGAAATCCATGCTAATCCTAATACTATTACAATTACTACGGAAATCATTGAAACAAACTGTGTGATCCGAATTGCCGATAATGGTTCAGGAATAACAGAAGCAGTTAAGGAACGACTGTTTGATCCATTTTTTACAACTAAGCCTGTAGGTAAGGGTACAGGATTAGGTTTATCCATTAGCTATCAGATTGTAGTTGAAAAACATGGGGGAACACTCAGATGTGTATCGGAACCTGGGCAAGGAACTGAGTTCTGGATTGAAATTCCCTTATCTATGGATAAACAATTAGTCAATTACGTGAAATCATTAAGTTTAATTAAATAA
- a CDS encoding TenA family transcriptional regulator — MIQTSSLVRNSFHEIAVNHPLWNHEFLTRCRTGNLFLPDIQVLAVQMYKFSKEFNRILASILSCCQDESSQLVILENLFDEMGQGDITQSHPELFRQFTRALGIHDETLASLPTAPETRALIETYLQMPHKYGYLAALGAVCYASEGIVSSLYTQLYKGIVGAAPLPKESLIFFEVHIDVDDSHAAKLAAVIEPRITMNEEDIKVKLAIAEAMDARVQFFNGIQRQISKYSLYPDSWLPFDESL, encoded by the coding sequence ATGATACAGACATCTTCTTTAGTTAGAAATTCTTTTCATGAAATAGCAGTTAATCATCCTCTATGGAATCATGAATTCTTAACTCGCTGTCGGACTGGAAATTTATTTTTACCAGATATACAGGTACTAGCTGTTCAGATGTACAAATTCTCCAAAGAATTTAATCGGATCTTGGCTAGCATCTTGTCTTGCTGCCAAGATGAAAGTAGCCAGTTAGTCATCTTAGAAAACCTGTTTGACGAAATGGGACAGGGAGATATAACTCAGTCTCACCCAGAATTGTTTCGTCAATTTACCCGCGCCCTTGGTATTCACGACGAAACTCTGGCATCGCTACCCACTGCACCTGAAACTCGTGCCCTGATTGAAACTTATTTACAAATGCCACATAAGTACGGCTATTTAGCTGCACTTGGTGCCGTCTGTTATGCTTCCGAAGGGATTGTTAGTTCGCTATACACACAACTATATAAAGGAATTGTTGGCGCTGCTCCCTTACCCAAAGAATCCCTAATCTTTTTTGAAGTCCATATTGATGTGGATGATAGTCATGCAGCGAAGCTAGCAGCAGTGATTGAACCTCGAATCACTATGAATGAAGAGGATATCAAGGTAAAGCTAGCGATTGCAGAAGCTATGGATGCCCGTGTCCAATTTTTTAACGGCATTCAGCGTCAAATCTCCAAATATAGTTTGTATCCTGATTCATGGCTGCCTTTTGATGAATCGTTGTAG
- a CDS encoding heme NO-binding domain-containing protein, protein MYGLVNKAIQDMVCSRFGEETWKKIKHKAEVDVDVFLSMEGYPDDITHKLVKAASVILDLSANEIMQAFGEFWVQYTAQEGYGEMMDMSGDELPEFLENLDNLHARVGVSFPKLQPPSFECTDMEENSLSLHYRSDREGLAPMILGLVKGLGSRFDTEVHVTQTQSRDEGAEHDEFLVIYKPN, encoded by the coding sequence ATGTACGGTTTAGTAAACAAGGCGATTCAAGACATGGTATGCAGTCGCTTTGGCGAAGAAACTTGGAAAAAAATCAAGCACAAAGCAGAGGTAGATGTAGATGTTTTCCTCAGTATGGAAGGCTATCCCGATGACATCACCCACAAGCTGGTAAAAGCTGCTAGTGTCATTTTGGATTTATCTGCCAATGAGATTATGCAAGCCTTTGGGGAATTCTGGGTTCAGTACACAGCCCAAGAAGGCTATGGCGAAATGATGGATATGAGTGGAGATGAACTACCTGAGTTTTTAGAAAACCTTGATAATCTTCATGCTCGTGTGGGTGTTAGTTTTCCTAAACTCCAACCCCCATCATTTGAATGTACTGATATGGAAGAAAATTCTCTGAGCTTACATTATCGCTCTGATAGAGAAGGGCTAGCGCCAATGATTCTTGGATTAGTCAAGGGATTGGGAAGCAGGTTTGATACAGAGGTTCATGTTACCCAAACCCAAAGTCGAGATGAGGGTGCTGAACATGATGAATTTTTAGTGATTTATAAACCAAATTGA
- a CDS encoding outer membrane protein assembly factor yields the protein MRVSATALFTLATLAAANVTQQATAAPAKTVTPTAKTGSLVVPIIEDTPARVETIASPETIVAQQFSQNPVIVQTGASKNSSVVLQGNSLVKLPLISSSPATESNLVVRATDVQVVGANQELQDIIRKVIKTQAGGETSQSQLQKDVAAILDTGLFSNVSVNSFSTPAGLNVVYQVQPVIVRSLQLSGAKVLTYQVALQRLQSQIGTTISPAGLQQSVAQINKWYADNGYNLARVLSIKPNPQGILTVNIAEGLVGDIKFRFVNDEGKTVDSKGNPVGGRTKPDFLQQQLKLKPGQIFQENIVKQDIQQLYRTGLFESVNVALEGDATKLDLVYQLKETGARGVNLGGSYNADQGLVGTISYQDQNVGGVNDTLGVNVGVSSRDLQFNTKFTSPYRTTNPDRLGYTVNGFRSQELSETFDDKIKLANGDKVREGQIGGGVSLQRPIEDWNTSLGLNYTRTSIRDRQGNITPTDVQGNPLSASGTGIDDLTTVSFTATKDKRDNPLNPTQGSVLSLSTEQSIPIGEGNISLNRLKANYSQYLPVQLFNSKQPQVFAVNLQAGTVIGNLPPYESFNLGGSNSVRGYDSGEVGSGRSYVLASAEYRFPVLPIVGGVLFADFASDLGSGDTVLGDPAGVRDKPGYGFGYGAGVRLNSPLGLIRADYGINDQGESKVHLGIGQRF from the coding sequence ATGCGAGTTTCTGCTACTGCACTTTTTACTTTAGCTACTTTAGCTGCTGCCAATGTTACCCAGCAAGCAACGGCTGCACCTGCTAAAACCGTTACCCCAACTGCAAAAACTGGTAGCTTGGTAGTGCCGATAATTGAAGACACTCCCGCACGAGTAGAGACAATTGCTTCCCCAGAAACTATAGTTGCACAACAATTTTCTCAAAATCCCGTCATCGTGCAAACGGGTGCAAGCAAAAATTCCTCTGTAGTCTTACAGGGTAATTCACTAGTAAAACTCCCCCTCATCTCCTCATCCCCCGCTACTGAAAGCAATTTAGTAGTCAGAGCTACAGATGTACAGGTAGTGGGAGCCAATCAAGAATTACAGGATATCATTCGCAAAGTCATTAAAACCCAGGCTGGTGGGGAAACCAGCCAAAGCCAGCTACAAAAAGATGTCGCAGCAATTTTAGATACAGGTTTATTTAGCAATGTCAGTGTGAATAGCTTTAGCACGCCTGCTGGCTTGAATGTAGTTTACCAAGTGCAACCAGTGATTGTGCGATCGCTGCAATTATCTGGTGCTAAAGTACTTACTTATCAAGTCGCCCTACAACGTTTGCAATCTCAGATTGGAACCACCATCAGTCCGGCGGGACTGCAACAATCAGTAGCACAAATTAACAAGTGGTACGCCGATAATGGTTATAACTTGGCGCGGGTACTATCAATTAAACCCAATCCTCAAGGAATTCTCACTGTAAATATCGCTGAAGGTTTGGTGGGTGATATCAAATTTCGCTTTGTCAACGATGAGGGTAAAACCGTTGATAGTAAGGGTAATCCCGTCGGCGGACGCACCAAACCAGATTTCCTACAACAGCAACTCAAGCTGAAACCTGGTCAAATCTTTCAAGAAAATATCGTCAAGCAAGATATACAACAGCTATATCGTACTGGTTTATTTGAGAGCGTGAATGTCGCCTTAGAAGGAGATGCGACAAAACTTGATTTAGTCTACCAACTCAAAGAAACTGGAGCGCGTGGTGTTAACTTAGGTGGTAGTTACAATGCCGATCAAGGTTTAGTAGGTACAATCAGCTATCAAGATCAGAATGTCGGCGGTGTTAATGATACTTTAGGTGTGAATGTTGGTGTAAGTAGCCGAGACTTACAGTTTAATACCAAATTTACCAGTCCCTATCGGACAACTAACCCCGATCGCTTGGGATACACTGTAAATGGTTTTCGTAGTCAAGAACTTTCGGAAACCTTTGATGACAAGATTAAGCTAGCCAACGGCGATAAAGTGCGAGAAGGTCAAATTGGCGGTGGTGTTAGCTTGCAACGACCAATTGAAGACTGGAATACCTCATTAGGATTAAACTATACCCGAACTAGTATTCGCGATCGCCAAGGTAATATTACCCCAACTGATGTTCAAGGCAATCCCCTCTCTGCGAGTGGCACTGGTATTGACGACCTAACAACCGTATCCTTCACCGCCACCAAAGACAAACGAGATAATCCCCTCAATCCAACTCAAGGTTCCGTTCTGAGTCTGAGTACAGAACAATCTATACCCATCGGCGAAGGTAATATTTCCCTCAATCGCCTCAAAGCCAATTACAGCCAGTATTTGCCAGTGCAGTTATTTAATAGCAAACAGCCACAAGTATTTGCAGTGAATCTGCAAGCTGGTACTGTCATTGGTAATTTACCACCCTACGAAAGCTTTAATTTGGGTGGTTCCAACTCAGTGCGCGGTTACGATTCTGGAGAAGTTGGGAGTGGGCGTAGTTATGTATTAGCTTCGGCAGAATATCGTTTTCCCGTCTTACCAATCGTAGGCGGTGTATTGTTTGCCGACTTCGCCTCAGACTTAGGCTCAGGTGATACTGTATTAGGAGATCCTGCGGGTGTAAGAGATAAACCAGGTTATGGTTTTGGTTATGGCGCAGGAGTGCGATTAAATTCACCACTAGGCTTAATTCGGGCTGACTATGGCATTAATGACCAGGGAGAAAGCAAAGTACATTTGGGTATCGGTCAGCGATTTTAA
- a CDS encoding class I SAM-dependent methyltransferase — translation MSNVNNKNSTKNLYNRTASEWIRGEPTSLSDFTARPFVLELCKPVAGLRVLDIGCGEGYCSRELSRRGAAWVHGIDLSESMIAAAKSQEIKDSLGISYQVGCATNLKQFDDSEIDLVVAVFLFNYLTIAQTQECMAEVARILRPGGRFVFSVPHPSFPYMREAAYPFYFQVEGSGYFSKRDQQFPGRIWKRDGSWLNVQLIHKTLEDYFNALKTAGFNTMPILQELRVTPEHIAIDESFFSPLLDQPLHLALQISR, via the coding sequence ATGTCAAATGTGAATAACAAAAACTCAACTAAAAACTTATATAATCGCACAGCATCAGAATGGATTAGAGGAGAACCTACTTCCTTATCAGACTTTACCGCACGTCCTTTTGTACTAGAGCTTTGTAAGCCTGTCGCTGGGTTGCGAGTACTTGATATCGGTTGTGGTGAAGGTTATTGCAGCCGAGAATTAAGCCGACGTGGCGCTGCATGGGTACATGGAATAGACCTTTCCGAGAGTATGATTGCAGCAGCAAAATCGCAAGAAATAAAAGATTCGTTGGGTATTAGCTACCAAGTAGGATGCGCTACTAATCTCAAGCAGTTTGATGATAGCGAAATTGATTTAGTGGTCGCAGTGTTTTTATTTAACTATTTGACAATTGCTCAGACCCAAGAATGCATGGCAGAAGTTGCACGCATTCTTCGTCCGGGCGGTCGATTTGTATTTAGTGTTCCCCATCCATCTTTTCCATATATGCGGGAAGCAGCATATCCGTTTTATTTTCAAGTTGAGGGTTCAGGCTACTTCAGCAAGCGAGATCAACAGTTTCCTGGTCGTATTTGGAAACGAGATGGTTCTTGGCTAAATGTGCAATTGATTCACAAAACTCTTGAGGATTACTTTAATGCTCTGAAAACGGCTGGCTTCAATACGATGCCAATCTTACAGGAATTGCGTGTTACTCCAGAACATATCGCAATAGATGAATCATTTTTTAGCCCTTTACTCGATCAACCCCTCCATCTAGCCCTACAAATATCACGATGA
- a CDS encoding class I SAM-dependent methyltransferase — MEDLKQAIISYSSTDLEQRKNWYSPAAEAYNKARPRYPQDLIHQVVELAQLSTDSKILEVGCGPGTATLGIAQLGCSIICLEPNPDFFQLAQQNCQPYSNVEIQNTSFEEWELKPVEFDAVLAASSFHWISPEVGYLKAANALKENGYLILLWNKELQPSDEVYQSLSQIYQVHAPSLDRYEDQKTQEYILRQLGNMAIDSGQFKDLISGQVISEVTYTVDEYLTLLNTYSPYIKLDPHNKESLFLGLRRCIENDFGGSLQLSYISAFHIAQKVTFEVRES, encoded by the coding sequence ATGGAAGACTTAAAACAAGCAATAATCAGCTACTCTAGCACAGACCTCGAACAGCGCAAAAATTGGTATTCTCCAGCAGCAGAAGCTTACAATAAAGCAAGACCACGATATCCTCAGGATTTGATTCACCAAGTTGTGGAACTTGCTCAACTCTCCACTGACTCAAAAATTCTGGAAGTGGGATGTGGCCCTGGAACTGCAACATTAGGCATCGCTCAATTGGGTTGCTCTATAATCTGCTTAGAACCCAATCCAGATTTTTTCCAGTTAGCTCAACAGAATTGTCAACCGTATTCTAATGTAGAGATACAGAACACCTCCTTTGAAGAGTGGGAACTCAAGCCAGTGGAATTTGATGCTGTTTTAGCAGCGAGTTCTTTTCATTGGATATCACCAGAAGTTGGATATCTAAAAGCAGCAAATGCTCTAAAAGAGAATGGCTATCTGATTTTATTGTGGAATAAGGAACTTCAACCTAGCGACGAAGTTTACCAAAGTTTATCGCAAATCTATCAAGTACATGCTCCATCTCTGGATCGATATGAAGACCAAAAGACTCAAGAATATATCTTGAGACAATTAGGAAATATGGCTATTGATTCGGGACAATTCAAAGACTTGATATCTGGACAAGTTATATCAGAAGTAACCTACACTGTTGATGAATATTTAACGCTTTTGAACACTTACTCACCATATATAAAATTAGATCCACACAACAAAGAGTCTTTATTTTTGGGATTAAGGCGTTGCATAGAAAATGATTTTGGAGGCAGTCTTCAACTTTCATATATCTCTGCTTTTCACATTGCTCAAAAAGTTACCTTTGAGGTAAGGGAGTCTTAA